In a single window of the Bdellovibrio sp. ArHS genome:
- a CDS encoding nitronate monooxygenase: MQLSHPIIIQGGMGIAVSDWKLAKTVSKTGQLGVISGTAINSVLVRRLQDGDLDGNMRRALKAFPSQSIVQKILDAYYIEGGRAATQPYKRAPLYSLESPKALLQLTVVACFVEVWLAREGHRGVIGLNLLEKVQLPNLACLYGGLLAGVDYVIMGAGIPREIPGALDLLSQNQKASLKISVAGANEDSITYFDPQEVMEDTVLVPLKRPFFFPIVSSAILAANLKKKSTGRVDGFIVEGPLAGGHNAPPRGPMKLNERGEPIYGVRDEVCFEEMRALELPFWMAGNYATPEKMAEVRAMGAHGVQVGTLFAFSDESGVKEENRKTALHNIMTKPSPEGGWVFTDPRSSPTNFPFKAARFAGTVSEEALYLSRKRICDLGYLRHAYRKEDGSIGQRCPAEPVKDYVKKGGLEEDTVGRKCLCNALMADIGMGQIQAGGAEELPLLTAGDDLNNITRMIKPGKTSYSAKDVINYLLSLEMSATKSGEPPAVASL; the protein is encoded by the coding sequence ATGCAATTAAGTCATCCAATTATTATTCAAGGTGGAATGGGAATCGCGGTTTCCGACTGGAAGTTGGCCAAAACCGTCTCTAAAACAGGTCAGCTCGGAGTTATCTCTGGAACGGCAATCAACTCTGTGTTGGTGCGTCGTCTTCAAGATGGTGACCTCGATGGAAATATGCGCAGGGCTCTTAAAGCTTTCCCATCGCAAAGTATTGTTCAGAAGATTCTAGACGCTTATTATATTGAAGGTGGACGCGCAGCTACTCAGCCCTACAAAAGAGCTCCTCTTTATTCCCTTGAGTCCCCCAAAGCACTTTTGCAACTCACAGTCGTCGCTTGTTTCGTAGAAGTTTGGTTGGCTCGTGAAGGGCATCGAGGCGTGATCGGTTTGAACCTGCTTGAAAAAGTTCAACTTCCCAACTTGGCCTGCCTTTACGGCGGTCTGCTTGCGGGAGTAGACTATGTGATTATGGGCGCCGGAATTCCACGTGAAATTCCTGGGGCTTTGGATCTTTTAAGTCAAAATCAAAAAGCCAGTTTAAAAATTTCTGTAGCAGGAGCTAATGAAGACTCTATCACTTACTTTGATCCGCAAGAAGTGATGGAAGACACTGTATTGGTTCCGCTCAAAAGACCTTTCTTCTTTCCAATTGTTTCGTCAGCTATTTTGGCGGCGAATCTGAAGAAAAAATCCACAGGCAGAGTCGACGGCTTTATCGTCGAAGGTCCTTTGGCCGGTGGGCACAATGCGCCTCCACGTGGTCCGATGAAATTGAATGAAAGGGGCGAACCGATTTATGGAGTTCGGGATGAAGTTTGCTTTGAAGAAATGCGTGCTCTTGAACTTCCGTTTTGGATGGCGGGAAATTATGCCACTCCTGAAAAAATGGCTGAAGTGCGCGCAATGGGTGCGCACGGTGTGCAAGTGGGAACGTTGTTTGCCTTCTCAGATGAGTCGGGTGTGAAAGAGGAAAATCGTAAAACTGCTTTGCACAATATTATGACCAAACCGTCTCCTGAGGGCGGTTGGGTCTTTACGGATCCACGTTCATCTCCAACAAATTTCCCTTTTAAAGCGGCTCGCTTCGCTGGAACTGTTTCCGAAGAGGCCTTATATCTGTCGCGCAAACGTATTTGTGATTTGGGATATCTTCGTCACGCTTATCGAAAAGAAGATGGCAGTATTGGTCAGCGTTGCCCTGCAGAGCCCGTGAAGGACTATGTAAAAAAAGGTGGCCTTGAAGAAGACACTGTCGGCAGAAAATGTTTGTGCAATGCTTTGATGGCAGATATCGGCATGGGGCAAATTCAAGCCGGTGGAGCAGAAGAGCTTCCACTTTTAACTGCGGGTGACGATTTGAATAATATCACACGCATGATTAAGCCGGGTAAGACTTCGTACAGTGCCAAAGATGTTATTAATTATTTGCTGTCGCTGGAAATGTCAGCGACTAAGTCTGGCGAACCCCCTGCGGTGGCAAGTTTATAG
- a CDS encoding YaeQ family protein — MLHRFQIELSDIDRGVYESLDFRVAQHPSETYPYLLTRVLAYCLTYQDGLEFTPGGLSDPEAPALRKLGTHNSIDLWIEIGNTSARKLHKAAKAAKEVIVFTYKNPQALISEIRTSEVHRSNEILIFSVDPTFLESLSGRVEKNNRWSLLVQQGQCDVTIGTETITGELVSH, encoded by the coding sequence TTGCTCCACCGTTTCCAAATCGAACTATCAGACATTGATCGCGGTGTTTACGAATCACTCGATTTCCGTGTGGCTCAGCATCCTTCCGAAACATATCCCTATCTTCTTACGCGGGTTCTTGCTTATTGCCTGACTTACCAAGATGGTCTTGAGTTTACACCAGGTGGCCTCTCGGATCCCGAAGCGCCTGCTTTGCGAAAACTAGGAACTCACAACTCTATTGATCTATGGATTGAAATCGGAAACACCTCTGCCCGTAAACTGCACAAAGCAGCTAAGGCAGCAAAAGAAGTCATCGTTTTCACCTATAAAAATCCTCAAGCTCTGATTAGTGAAATTCGTACCAGCGAAGTTCATCGATCCAATGAAATTCTTATCTTTTCGGTAGATCCAACTTTTTTAGAAAGCCTCAGTGGGCGAGTCGAAAAAAACAATCGCTGGTCTTTATTGGTTCAACAGGGACAGTGTGACGTGACGATTGGTACTGAGACAATCACGGGTGAATTGGTGTCTCACTGA
- a CDS encoding YaiI/YqxD family protein, translated as MLENNIQIYIDADACPVKEETYKVAARYKIKTYVVANSYMKVPLDPLVEMKVVSGAFDAVDDWIFESVTDRDIVITADILLAERCVKKKARVLGPKGAEFTEDNIGSAVASRELMQNLRHMGEMRGGPAPMDQKARSQFLGKLDQIIQSLKRR; from the coding sequence GTGTTGGAAAATAATATTCAAATCTACATCGATGCGGATGCATGCCCTGTTAAAGAGGAAACCTATAAGGTTGCGGCTCGCTACAAGATTAAGACTTATGTCGTCGCTAACAGTTATATGAAAGTTCCACTGGATCCGCTCGTAGAAATGAAAGTCGTCTCGGGAGCATTTGATGCGGTCGATGATTGGATTTTCGAAAGTGTCACCGATCGCGATATTGTGATCACAGCAGATATTCTGTTGGCTGAGCGCTGTGTGAAAAAGAAGGCGCGAGTACTTGGCCCGAAAGGCGCGGAGTTTACTGAAGATAATATCGGCTCCGCAGTCGCTAGCCGTGAGCTTATGCAAAATCTCAGACATATGGGTGAAATGCGAGGCGGCCCCGCCCCGATGGATCAAAAAGCCCGCTCACAGTTCTTGGGAAAATTAGATCAGATTATTCAATCCCTGAAGCGGCGATGA